A region from the Aphis gossypii isolate Hap1 chromosome 1, ASM2018417v2, whole genome shotgun sequence genome encodes:
- the LOC114124811 gene encoding E3 ubiquitin-protein ligase HECTD1 isoform X1: MADVDPETLLEWLNMGQGDERDMQLIALEQLCMLLLMSDNVDRCFEVCPPRSFLPALCRIFLDESAPDSVLEVTARAITYYLDVSAECTRRIVAIDGALKAICNRLVITDIFSRTNKDLAEQCCKVLELICTREAGAVFEAGGLSSVLLFISDVGSCVHKDTLHSAMTVVSRLCTKMEPNEASLPTCVESLSTMLKHDDSHVSDGALRCFASLSDRFTRRGIDPAPLAQHGLLNELILRLSSAAGPTVTNIGTPGLNANTSTTEVKSSQSISTVISLLTTLCRGSKSVSHDLFRSNLADAIEKALKGDERCCLDTMRLVDLLLVLLLEGRDAVSWSTVACTSNNPLLPKLRRLDSSAEKSQRHLIDCIRSKDTEALMEAVNSGAIDVNFVDEVGQTLLNWASAFGTQEMVEYLCSKGADVNKGLRSSSLHYAACFGRPSIAKILLKNGANPELRDEEGKTPLDKARERMDEGHREVAAILESPEWLMSSKNEIVQSNESKEPKGDPEMAAIYLKRLMPVFCHTFQSTMLPSIRRTSLSLIKKMVHYIKPDWLEDICRPDSPNNLAPLLVEVLATVLDNEDKTWLFYCDMSGEVQKYLPRKLYKMLIVKKNYKSLMEDDDGHVIALQTIYDLLNKCQNIFLDHFARLGVICKVQQLIGPDSNPEKDNDQQIDSKNFLIEDAKEILPGHAYHWKDWFFCRGRDCLYAWNDYVVLELSNGSNGWFRFMINDKLSTMYSSGSPEGQPDTNKTRVSDQPSTDENKTEFIEKYLKAKVFVKLNTVSQPILSTPGLNRIAVGNWILISKKDCELSIQNSDGLQQITTLIYGTNGFSFQSNRGNQHMFTALIPLKSDFTSGWETVKKANIVTATSESIGQKIRKQAQEIFDTFFKAAQAQPRGVVARLSKIVRAIELAIQNQSSVIKDSSNKDFWASALCKAVLDLKKLLMEDEGSVSAYEIYSSGLVEVLLKLLTISSLEQGDDAVELQKLRIDIFVKCFKEKKNEKGMETCASVLVQKLISVLESIERLPVYLYESPGAFHGLQILSRRIRFRLEKAVKETTLVDRTGRGLRMEPLTTVQQLEKHLLKMVAKQWYDHERITYNYVKKLKDKNNLPMKFKHYYDFDKNGVLYWIGTNGKTSVDWVNPGQYGLMLVQSSDGRNLPYGQVEDILSRDSVAINCHTNDDSKAWFSIDLGLFIIPTDYTLRHARGYGRSALRNWLFQMSKDGTNWTTLYTHIDDTALNEPGNTATWSIEINDKEETQGWRHIRIQQNGKNASGQTHYLSLSGFEIYGNVTGVCEDLGKAAKEAEASLKRQRRMFKAQMYKQMVTGARVMRGIDWKWRDQDGNPPCVGTVTGDLHNGWIDVVWDHGVTNSYRMGAEGKYDLRLVSESQPTSASSKMFKNIPNATLSSIMTRMSSSTPILPEASNDNNTIVSVTNTDQMSSAENLAVKQAAQQFTDSIMSVMRMEPSAVTPPTTNTLDNSLRIVVHPTPSVDLATIVESTSNDETQQNIENNKKNSNCFEEEFLPALGRVKPTYRRSSVTSLVHTLQSIQIDTPPNNKVNSKEKPILIMHHNTSDASNTQTQDLSTDTLINNANNSAFNTEICSPNNLDLEKENKKEENRNNSSNHMSVSVPNLASNAPPRSQGDIPLQKPLAETYAPYQKYRNFDRNNSHNNQTQVPNHMPQRVPTSVSSLVRLALSTNFPSGLLQTAQSYPSLSANNTSNNSCSITTIANRTFCVGEALTMSLASTSSDSEQVSLEDFLDSVRAPALFAELEDDEEIVEDDDIPDDDENEDEQEYEEVMVSRNLLSMEDEAFAAQQHAAIESIVGADRCGNPYKRRSWDDDYVLRREFTALIPAFDPRPGRTNVNQTSDLEVIAPPDDENDEIPDVFTENSSAVNNQTSLPRIKLTLKGPNLPGIKDVEVELKDSNWTIFHAVQKLAQLADLGSRQEKSRRIWEPTYTIIYEELTNDDQRLSAGPDNQWDSDLPIFSTRTQLSNTGCTVDHVLQLLRQLHNLSINPMISLLKPYTDDFFEALIKDDGELTNSEIFNSKKMTNKLVQQIQDPLVLSSGALPSWCEHLNLSYSFLFPFETRHLYFNCTAFGPSRSIVWLQSQRENVERHRTGSSLPLRREEEYRVGRLKHDRVRIPRGENILAWGRQLMRAHIDRQTVLEVEFMGEEGTGLGPTLEFYSLIAAEFQRKDLCMWMCNDEMPEETRQCIWLEEGAKPPGYYVRRTGGLYPAPLPQDSPCCDRAVKHFWFLGMFLAKVLQDNRLIDLPLSLPFLKLLTKAKNNESGRVLNESDLFDIDEEQAMFIQDLKMLILAKEKILLDQSLSDEEKKKQIKNLQFQCGQTGKVHLENLSLSMIYLPSSYCFPFTYINLVEDGLSQDVNMDNVEQYVSLLTDFILEKGIKRQMDALKAGFCRVFSNEKLNAFTPLEVRQMLCGQQEPEWTREDLLNYTEPKLGYNKESPGFLRLVNVLEQMNSEERKSFLQFTTGCSSLPPGGLANLYPRLTVVRKVDAGAGSFPSVNTCVHYLKLPEYPDELTLRERLLAATLEKGFHLN, translated from the exons ATGGCTGACGTTGATCCAGAAACTCTTCTGGAGTGGCTTAACATGGGCCAGGGCGATGAAAGAGATATGCAACTTATAGCACTAGAACAGTTATGCATGTTACTATTGATGTCTGATAATGTTGATAGATGTTTTGAAGT atgtcCACCTCGCTCCTTTTTACCAGCACTTTGTCGGATATTTCTCGATGAAAGTGCTCCTGATAGTGTACTTGAAGTGACTGCTAGAGCAATAACTTATTATCTAGATGTATCTGCTGAATGTACTAGACGTATTGTAGCAATTGATGGTGCATTAAAAGCAATTTGCAATCGACTAGTAATTACAGATATATTTTCAAGAACTAATAAAGATTTAGCTGAACAATGTTGTaaa GTATTGGAATTAATATGTACTCGTGAAGCAGGTGCTGTTTTTGAGGCTGGTGGCCTTAGTTCTGTATTATTGTTCATTAGTGATGTTGGATCTTGTGTACACAAAGATACTCTACATTCTGCTATGACTGTAGTTTCTAGATTATGTACTAAAATGGAACCTAATGAAGCATCATTACCAACTTGTGTTGAGTCTTTATCTACAATGCTTAAACATGATGACTCTCATGTTTCTGATGGCGCTTTGAGATGCTTTGCTTCATTATCTGATAGATTTACACGTCGTGGAATTGATCCAGCTCCTCTAGCGCAACATGGACTTTTAAATGAATTGATACTTCGATTATCTTCAGCAGCTGGACCTACAGTAACAAATATAGGAACACCTG GTCTAAACGCAAATACTTCAACTACTGAAGTTAAATCTTCTCAATCTATATCTACAGTTATAAGCTTGTTAACTACTCTTTGCCGTGGATCTAAATCTGTATCtcat GATTTATTTAGATCTAACTTAGCTGATGCAATTGAAAAAGCTCTAAAAGGTGACGaaag atgttGTTTGGATACTATGCGTTTAGTTGATTTATTACTAGTGTTACTTCTTGAAGGGCGTGATGCAGTATCATGGAGTACAGTAGCATGTACAAGCAATAATCCTTTATTACCAAAACTTCGACGTTTAGATTCTAGTGCTGAAAAATCTCAACGCCATTTAATTGATTGTATCAGAAGTAAAGATACAGAAGCATTAATGGAGGCTGTAAATTCTGGtg CAATCGATGTAAACTTTGTGGATGAAGTTGGTCAAACATTACTAAACTGGGCTTCTGCATTTGGTACTCAAGAAATGGTAGAATATTTGTGTTCTAAAGGAGCTGATGTCAATAAAGGTCTTAGGTCATCATCATTGCATTATGCTGCTTGTTTTGGAAGACCCTCTATAGCTAAAATTCTTCTAAAAAATGGTGCTAATCCAGAACTTAGAGATGAAGAGGGAAAAACTCCATTAGATAAAGCACGAGAAAGAATGGACGAAGGACATCGTGAAGTCGCTGCTATATTGGAATCTCCTG AATGGTTGATGTCTtccaaaaatgaaattgttcaGTCAAATGAATCTAAAGAACCAAAAGGAGATCCAGAGATGGCTGCAATTTATCTTAAACGTTTAATGCCTGTCTTTTGTCATACTTTTCAATCAACTATGCTTCCATCAAtcag aaGAACATCTctttctttaattaaaaaaatggttcattatattaaaccaGATTGGTTAGAGGATATATGTAGACCTGATTCTCCAAATAATCTTGCCCCTTTGTTGGTTGAAGTACTTGCTACCGTTCTTGATAATgag GATAAGACTTGGCTGTTTTACTGTGATATGAGTGGTGAGGTCCAGAAATATTTGCCTCGAAAACTCTACAAgatgttaattgttaaaaaaaattataaatctttgATG gAAGATGATGATGGACATGTCATTGCTTTACAAACCATTTATGACCTTTTGaacaaatgtcaaaatatatttcttgacCATTTCGCACGTCTGGGAGTTATTTGTAAGGTACAACAGCTTATTGGACCTGATAGTAATCCAGAAAAAGATAATGACCAGCAAAttgattcaaaaaat TTTCTAATTGAGGATGCTAAAGAAATACTACCAGGTCATGCATATCATTGGAAAGATTGGTTTTTCTGTCGGGGACGAGATTGTCTTTATGCTTGGAATGACTATGTTGTCTTGGAGTTATCAAATGGTAGTAATGGTTGGTTCAGATTTATGATCAATGATAAATTGTCTACAATGTATTCCAGTGGAAGCCCCGAAGGACAACCAGATACAA ATAAAACTAGAGTTTCTGATCAACCATCTACAGAtg aaaacaaaactgaatttattgaaaaatatttaaaagccaAAGTGTTTGTTAAGCTTAATACTGTGAGCCAACCAATTTTAAGTACTCCAGGTTTAAATAGAATAGCAGTTGGTAACTGGAttcttatttcaaaaaaagattGTGAACTAAGCATACAAAACTCTGATGGCttacag caaattacaacattaatttatgGAACCAATGGATTTTCTTTTCAATCTAATCGTGGTAATCAACACATGTTTACTGCTCTGATACCACTTAAAAGTGATTTTACCTCAGGTTGGGAAACAGTTAAAAAGGCAAATATAGTAACAGCAACATCTGAAAGTATTGGACAAAAA ATTCGTAAACAAGCACAAGAAATATTTGATACTTTCTTTAAAGCTGCTCAAGCTCAGCCAAGGGGTGTTGTTGCAAGGTTAAGCAAAATTGTTAGAGCCATTGAATTAGCTATTCAAAATCAA TCTTCTGTTATCAAAGATAGCTCCAATAAAGATTTTTGGGCATCAGCTCTTTGCAAGGCAGTATTAGActtgaaaaaattgttgatgGAAGATGAAGGCAGTGTTTCggcatatgaaatatatagcAGTGGTTTAGTTGAAGttttattgaaacttttaaCAATCAGTAGTCTTGAACAAGGCGATGATGCTGTAGAATTACAGAAACTTAGGATtgacatttttgttaaatgtttcaaa gaaaagaaaaatgaaaaaggaATGGAGACTTGTGCTTCTGTTTTAGTGCAAAAGCTGATATCTGTTTTAGAATCCATTGAAAGATTACctgtatatttgtatgaatCACCTGGTGCTTTTCACGGGTTACAA ATATTATCAAGACGTATAAGATTTCGTTTGGAAAAAGCTGTAAAAGAAACCACTCTTGTTGATCGTACAGGTAGAGGCTTAAGAATGGAACCTCTAACAACTGTGCAGCAACTTGAAAAACatctattaaaaatggttGCAAAACAGTGGTATGATCATGAACGTATCACATATAATTACGTTAAGAAActcaaagataaaaataatttaccgaTGAAATTCAagcattattatgattttgataaaaatggtGTCTTATATTGGATTGGAACAAATGGAAAAACTTCGGTAGATTGGGTTAACCCAGGTCAATATGGGTTAATGTTAGTTCAATCTTCAGATGGTCGTAATTTACCATATGGTCAAGTAGAAGATATTCTAAGCAGGGATTCTGTTGCAATTAACTGTCATACTAATGATGATAGCAAGGCATGGTTTTCTATTGACTTaggattatttataattccaaCTGATTATACACTTAGGCATGCTAGAGGTTATGGCCGTTCTGCTCTACGAAATTGGTTATTCCAA atgTCTAAAGATGGCACTAATTGGactacattatatacacacattgaTGATACAGCATTAAATGAACCAGGAAATACTGCTACTTGGTCCatagaaataaatgataaGGAAGAAACACAGGGTTGGCGGCATATTAGAATACAACAGAATGGTAAAAATGCATCAGGGCAAACACATTATCTTTCATTATCTGGTTTTGAGATTTATGGAAATGTTACTGGTGTATGTGAAGACTTGG GTAAAGCTGCTAAAGAAGCAGAAGCTAGTCTAAAACGTCAAAGACGTATGTTCAAGGCTCAAATGTATAAGCAAATGGTGACTGGTGCTCGGGTTATGCGTGGTATTGATTGGAAATGGAGAGATCAAGATGGAAATCCACCTTGTGTAGGGACAGTTACTGGAGACTTGCACAATG GTTGGATAGACGTTGTGTGGGATCATGGAGTTACAAACTCGTACCGAATGGGTGCTGAAGGAAAGTATGATCTACGGCTAGTCAGTGAATCCCAACCTACATCTGCCT cttcaaaaatgttcaaaaacatTCCAAATGCAACTTTATCTAGCATTATGACAAGAATGTCTAGTTCTACTCCTATTTTACCTGAAGCatctaatgataataacacCATTGTTTCTGTAACCAACACAGATCAAATGTCTTCTGCAGAGAATTTGGCAGTAAAG caagCTGCACAACAATTTACTGATAGCATAATGTCAGTCATGAGAATGGAACCCTCTGCAGTTACTCCACCAACTACAAATACATTAGATAACTCACTCCGGATAGTAGTTCATCCAACTCCTTCCGTTGATCTCGCTACAATTGTTGAATCTACATCAAATG atgaaactcaacaaaacattgaaaataataaaaaaaatagtaactgTTTTGAAGAAGAATTTTTACCAGCTTTAGGAAGAGTCAAACCAACTTATAGGCGTAGTTCTGTTACTAGTTTAGTTCACACATTACAATCCATTCAAATTGATACACCTCCAAACAATAAA gtaaattcaaaagaaaagccAATACTAATTATGCATCATAATACATCAGACGCTTCCAACACTCAGACACAAGATCTATCTACTGatacattaataaacaatgCAAATAATTCAGCATTTAATACAGAAATTTGTAGTCCAAAcaatttag AtttagaaaaagaaaataaaaaggaaGAGAACCGAAATAATTCTTCAAATCACATGAGTGTTAGTGTTCCAAATTTAGCATCTAATGCACCACCCAGATCACAAGGAGATATTCCATTACAAAAGCCTTTAGCTGAAACCTATGCTCCATATCAAAAGTATAGGAATTTTGATCGAAacaatagtcataataatCAAACTCAAGTCCCTAATCATATGCCTCAACGAGTACCGACTTCAGTATCCAGTCTTGTTCGTTTGGCTCTATCTACTAATTTtccaa gtGGTTTACTTCAAACAGCACAAAGTTATCCTAGCTTATCGGCTAATAATACTTCTAATAATTCATGTTCTATAACTACCATTGCAAATAGAACATTTTGTGTTGGTGAAGCTCTAACTATGAGTTTAGCATCTACATCAAGTGATAGTGAACAAGTCAGTTTAGAA GATTTTTTGGACAGTGTTCGTGCTCCAGCCTTATTTGCAGAACTTGAGGATGATGAAGAAATTGTTGAAGATGATGATATTCCAGATGATGATGAAAATGAAGATGAACAAGAATATGAAGAGGTAATGGTCTCCAGAAATCTACTTAGTATG gaagATGAAGCATTTGCAGCCCAACAGCATGCTGCTATTGAAAGTATTGTGGGTGCTGATAGATGTGGTAATCCATATAAAAGACGTTCGTGGGATGATGATTATGTGCTTAGAAGAGAATTCACAGCATTGATACCAGCCTTCGATCCCCGGCCAGGGCGTACTAATGTTAATCAAACATCTGATTTAGAAGTTATTGCTCCACCCGATGATGAAAATGATGAAATTCCTGATGTTTTTACTGAAAATTCAAGTGCTGTTAACAACCAAACATCATTACCAAGAATTAAGTTGACTTTAAAAGGACCTAATTTGCCAGGA atTAAAGATGTAGAAGTTGAGCTCAAAGATTCTAATTGGACAATTTTTCATGCTGTACAAAAGTTGGCTCAATTGGCAGACCTTGGTAGTCGGCAAGAAAAATCTCGACGAATTTGGGAACCTACTTATAC aatCATATACGAAGAATTAACCAACGATGATCAAAGACTCAGTGCAGGTCCTGATAATCAATGGGATTCtgatttacctatattttctACAAGAACACAATTAAGTAATACAGGTTGTACTGTTGATCATGTACTTCAACTGTTAAGGCAGCTTCATAATCTTTCCATTAATCCAATGATCTCTTTACTTAAACCATACACTGATGACTTCTTTGAAG CTCTTATTAAAGATGATGGAGAGTTGACAAacagtgaaatatttaatagcaaAAAAATGACTAATAAACTTGTTCAACAAATTCAAGATCCTTTGGTATTAAGTTCGGGTGCACTTCCATCTTGGTGTGAACATTTAAACCTttcttattcatttttgttccCATTTGAAACAagacatttgtattttaattgcacTGCATTTGGGCCATCtag atcTATTGTATGGTTACAATCTCAGCGAGAAAATGTTGAACGACATCGCACTGGTTCAAGTCTTCCACTTAGACGTGAAGAAGAGTACAGAGTTGGTCGTTTAAAACATGATCGAGTTCGTATACCACGTGGTGAAAATATACTTGCATGGGGTAGGCAACTTATGCGCGCTCATATTGATCGACAAACCGTATTGGAAGTTGAGTTCATGGGTGAAGAAGGTACTGGATTAGGTCCCACATTggaattttattcattaattgctGCTGAGTTTCAACGAAAAGATCTCt gcaTGTGGATGTGTAATGATGAGATGCCCGAAGAGACCCGTCAATGTATTTGGCTTGAAGAAGGAGCCAAACCACCTGGCTATTATGTTAGACGAACTGGTGGACTTTACCCAGCCCCATTACCTCAAGATTCACCATGTTGTGATAGAGccgtaaaacatttttggttCCTTGGCATGTTCCTAGCAAAAGTTCTTCAAGATAATCGTTTAATTGATCTTCCATTATCATTGCCATTCCTAAAACTTTTAACTaaagcaaaaaataatga atccGGTAGAGTGCTGAATGAATCAGACTTGTTTGACATTGATGAAGAGCAAGCAATGTTTATACAAGATTTAAAGATGTTAATTTTGgctaaagaaaaaattctattaGATCAATCATTGAGCGATGaggaaaaaaagaaacaaattaaaaacttacaatTTCAGTGTGGTCAAACTGGCAAAGTGCATCTAGAAAACCTGAGTTTGAGCATGATTTATTTACCATCATCTTACTGTTTCCCATTTACCTACATTAATTTAGTTGAAGATGGTCTTAGCCAGGATGTTAACATGGATAATGTAGAGCAATATGTTAGTTTATTGACTGATTTTATATTGGAGAAAGGTATTAAGAGACAAATGGATGCACTAAAGGCAGGTTTTTGCCGTGTATTCTCAAACGAAAAGTTAAATGCATTTACTCCACTTGAGGTTAGACAAATGTTATGTGGCCAACAAGAACCAGAATGGACTCGAGAAGATCTGTTGAACTACACTGAACCCAAATTAGGATATAATAAAGAaag tcCTGGATTCTTACGTTTAGTAAACGTTTTGGAGCAAATGAATTCTGAAGAACGTAAATCATTCTTACAATTTACTACTGGTTGTTCGTCATTACCACCAGGAGGTTTAGCCAATCTATATCCAAGGCTTACTGTGGTCCGTAAAGTTGATGCTGGTGCAGGTAGTTTCCCATCAGTAAACACTTGTGTCCATTACTTGAAATTACCAGAATATCCTGATGAACTTACATTGAGGGAACGCCTGTTGGCGGCAACACTTGAAAAAGGTTTCCATCTCAACTAA